From the Nodularia sphaerocarpa UHCC 0038 genome, the window GGGTGGTTTAATGTGAATACCTTCTAGTAGCGCACCATCTCTAGCGCTACCTAAGATGCTGATGACTCCGGCTTGTCCTGGGGTGAGAATTACAAAGGAATTTAGTCCGACGAGGACAATGAGTGCTAACACAATTCCAAAAACTGTGGTTTGCCAATTCCCAAATTGCTGACTTTTCAAGGTTCTATCTCCTTTTGCATCTTTAGGCAACTCCAGTTCTATGGTGACACGTCATCTGCTGTTCTACCCAAGAATCAGACTGCAAAAGCGAGTTGCTCTGTTCTCCCCTATTGTGGTAGTATCGGTGGCGAGCAACTGTAAATTACTGTGGCTATAGCATTTAAATCTCATCAGGCATCAGAAAGACGTAGGTATTCAATACTCAAGAATCCGCCGATTTTGATTGTGGATGAGGCTACTTCGGCAGTGGATAATCAAACAAAAGCGGCTATTGAGCGATCGCTCTAACCGATTAGAGTAGATAGAACTACCATTGTCATCAGCCTAACGGCATAGCTTTTCTTACCGCTCATCGTCTTTCTACTATCCGCAATGCTGATTGCATTTATGTGATGGAACATGGGACATTGATTGAGTCGGGGACTCATGAGCAGTTGTTGGAGCAGGATCGAGTTTATGCAGGTGTCTGGCGTGTGCAAAGTGGGTTAAGATAGGTTTCACGCAGAGGCGCAGAGTCGCAGAGAGTTTATGATGTTTGGAAGTAGTCAACCGGAGTCAGGGAATAGCAAGTGGCGTGGCCAGTTGGATAGGTTTGTCAAGGAAAATCAGCGCGATTTGGCGGCGCTTTTTTGGGGGTTGTGGTTGGAAAATGGGAACAGTCAGGGTATTGTTGGGATTGATTTACAGCCAACCCCGCATTTTATTTATTGTCCCCAAGCGGCGATAGAAGATTTAAATAATAAGGTTGATAATCGGCTTCAGGAAATTTTGGGTATTGTTGATCATCATAAGCCTGAAGAGGAAGTGGTGATGATTGGAATTGGTAAGGGTGAACTGAAGTTGATTCAGTTTGCACCAGAACCTCCTCCGGCGGTTTGTTTTGAGGAGGTGGGGAAGGATGTAAATGAATTATTGGATTTGTTGGAACAGAGGATGAGTCAGTCTAGCCTCTCTTTTTTATTGGGTTGAAAGAATAATTAAGCTTCGACTTCCACATTTGAACCAATGGTTCTTTGAAAACATAATTATTCAAAAGGCGTTTCAGCCCTCCATACTTGGCTATGTACACAGTCTATTCCTAATAGTGTTACTCCAAATATTGGTTGCTTTATAAAATGCAGTCCTTGCAATTGGAAGCCATACACAGGGTATTTACCCTAGCCTTTTTGTGCCTGAAAAACATTTAGGTCATTACCATACTGATGATTATTCGCTTCCAGTTTAATTGTTTATCTAAAAATTATACGCTCTCTTCAATCACGCTCTTTAAACTACGAGCCATAAGATGCACTACCTGAGTATACTTTTCTATGCAAATTCACAGAAAATTGGTATTACTGATCACGAAAATATCGACAAAAGTCTAATTAACTTCAGACGGCTAATCCAGATATTATGTACTCATCTGGATTAGCTACCAGCAAAACACTTTCATGCTTATCTTTGTTGTTCAAACATTAGCAGAAATTCTAGCTGGAGGAACCTCACTTACCAGTACCGAGCAAATTGACTTTAGTCATCCTATTCATCGCAGGGAAGAGGGTGCAGGGCCAACTCTCAATTTGTATGTTTACGACTTACGAGAAAGTAAACAGATACAGCATTCGGGCAAACAAGTGGAACGCAAACTGACAAGCGATCTGCAACCTGCCACTATCAATTGGTCCCCTAGTTGGTTTGATGTCTCTATATTATTAACAGCTTGGGATAGAACTGCTTTGGGTGAGCATCACTTGTTGAGTGAAGCTTTAAATGTGCTGCTGCGCCATCGCTCTCTGCGAGAAGATTTTTTGGTTCCAGAATTGCGGGGTTATGGTAATTTGTCGATGACAGTTGCTCTTGATCCACCAATTGAGATTGGCTCTTTATGGAGCGCTCTCAATGTACCCTTGCGTACTGGGTTGTATTTGACAGTGACAGTACCCTTCGAGCCACAGGCGACTGTTGTGCCATTGGTTTGGGAACGAATTTTCAATTTACACAATCAAAATCATGCCAATGGTCATAACTCAGTGGTTTCCAGACGAGTAGCGATCGCCGGAATAGTGAAAAGTGCAGTAGATAACCAGCCTTTACTAGAGGCAACAGTTGCTGTCTTAACAACTGAAAAATCCGTAGTCTGTAATAAAGAAGGAATTTTCTTTTTTGAAAATCTACGTATAGGTAATTATGTTTTAACAGTAAATTGTCCCGGTTATTTACCTCAGAACGTCAATGTCTTGGTCGATAACCAAGGTTATACCTTCAAAGAAATCTTACTAACTCCTGAATAATTTTAGATATTTACTGACGAGGAGATGCATTTATGGCCAGACTTGATTACTTTGCACCCGGTGTCTATATTGAAGAAATTGACCGTGGAAGCCGACCGATTGAAGGAGTGAGTACGGCGATCGCTGGATTTGTCGGCTTTACCGAAGATATTCGTGATGGGGCTGAGTTATTTAAGCCCATGTTAGTCACTAATTGGACGCAGTATCTTAACTACTTTGCCCGTCCTAATTCTGATGGCTTCACCGATTTTAACGCCTACTTACCATTTGCCGTCTATGGCTACTTTATGAATGGTGGTGGTCGTTGCTGGGTTACTAGCATTGGTACTCAGTTACCAGGCGCACCCAAGCCAGTCAACCCAGAACCAGCCACCCTGAGAATTACTGGTAGAGGCAATCGTCCCACACTTCGCTTTACCTTGCGCCCAGAGCAAGCAGCAGGTGGAGCCATCAATATTTTCATTAGCGATAGTGGACCTCGTGCTTTACCAGAAGGTACAGAAGGTGAAGCCCCACCAAATACTGGTGAATATTTTTCCGTGCAAATTCGCCGAGGCGATGAAGTTCTTGAACAATATGAGAACTTAAGCATGAACCGTGAACCGGCAGCCCAGGTAGCAACCTATGCCCTGGAGGCTTTGAGAAATTCTATGTATATCAATATAGAAGACATTTCTCAAGGTGGACAGCCTTTATCTCGTCGTCCGGCTAATGGTCAGTACGAACTAGCCCCGCCCCTTGTCGCCGCCCCAGCCGATAGATTTTCTAGCGATTTAGAAGGCATACGTGATGACCGGACAGGAGTCCGGGGGCTGTTTGAAATAGATGAAATCACCATGCTGGCCTGTCCCGACTTAATGCGGGCATATCAAACGCAAGTATTGAACTTGGATCAAGTCCACGGCATCATGGAACTGATGATCAGTATGTGCGAAGGTTCAGCCAGTGGTGATATTCCTAATCCACCCAACCGCATGGTTGTGATTGATCCACCACCAGAATTTGTCAAACCCCAGCAAGTAGTAGATTGGTTAAATAGATTTAACCGTCGTTCCATGTTTGGCGCACTTT encodes:
- a CDS encoding Pvc16 family protein, which encodes MLIFVVQTLAEILAGGTSLTSTEQIDFSHPIHRREEGAGPTLNLYVYDLRESKQIQHSGKQVERKLTSDLQPATINWSPSWFDVSILLTAWDRTALGEHHLLSEALNVLLRHRSLREDFLVPELRGYGNLSMTVALDPPIEIGSLWSALNVPLRTGLYLTVTVPFEPQATVVPLVWERIFNLHNQNHANGHNSVVSRRVAIAGIVKSAVDNQPLLEATVAVLTTEKSVVCNKEGIFFFENLRIGNYVLTVNCPGYLPQNVNVLVDNQGYTFKEILLTPE
- a CDS encoding phage tail sheath family protein; its protein translation is MARLDYFAPGVYIEEIDRGSRPIEGVSTAIAGFVGFTEDIRDGAELFKPMLVTNWTQYLNYFARPNSDGFTDFNAYLPFAVYGYFMNGGGRCWVTSIGTQLPGAPKPVNPEPATLRITGRGNRPTLRFTLRPEQAAGGAINIFISDSGPRALPEGTEGEAPPNTGEYFSVQIRRGDEVLEQYENLSMNREPAAQVATYALEALRNSMYINIEDISQGGQPLSRRPANGQYELAPPLVAAPADRFSSDLEGIRDDRTGVRGLFEIDEITMLACPDLMRAYQTQVLNLDQVHGIMELMISMCEGSASGDIPNPPNRMVVIDPPPEFVKPQQVVDWLNRFNRRSMFGALYYPWIKVPNPRDRGNPILVPPCGHMMGVWARTDETRGVYKAPANEVPRGVIGLGYDTNFREQELLNPLGINCIRSFPNRGIRIWGARTLVEPDKTEWRYISVRRLISYIEKSIELGTQWVVFEPNDEDLWARVRRTVSNFLERIWREGALFGASPAQAFYVKCDEELNPPETRILGRLYIEVGVCPVRPAEFVIFRVSQWNGIDDDQ